A region from the Streptomyces sp. 3214.6 genome encodes:
- the rbsD gene encoding D-ribose pyranase, with product MKKAGILNRQLSGALAELGHGDGVLVCDAGMPIPDGPRVVDLAFRAGVPSFAEVVEGLLAELVVEGATAATEVRAANPAAAALLDGHFPELALVSHEELKRLSAGARLVVRTGEARPYANVLLRCGVFF from the coding sequence GTGAAGAAAGCCGGGATCCTCAACCGTCAGCTCTCCGGTGCGCTTGCGGAGTTGGGGCACGGGGACGGGGTGCTGGTGTGCGACGCCGGCATGCCGATACCGGACGGTCCCCGGGTTGTGGACCTCGCGTTCCGGGCGGGGGTGCCGTCGTTCGCGGAGGTGGTCGAGGGGCTGCTCGCCGAGCTGGTCGTCGAGGGCGCGACGGCGGCGACGGAGGTCCGGGCGGCGAATCCGGCGGCGGCCGCGCTGCTGGACGGGCACTTCCCCGAGCTGGCCCTGGTCTCGCACGAGGAGCTGAAGAGGCTGTCGGCGGGCGCGCGGCTGGTGGTGCGCACGGGTGAGGCGCGGCCCTACGCGAACGTGCTGCTGCGGTGCGGGGTGTTCTTCTGA
- a CDS encoding ribokinase, protein MYDYDLLVVGSANADLVIGVERRPGAGETVLGSDLAVHPGGKGANQAVAAARLGARTALLARVGDDANGRLLLDSQRAAGVDTVGVLVGGAPTGVALITVDPSGDNSIVVSPGANGRLTPDDVRAAGCLFQTSRVVSAQLEIPLETVVAVAASLSPDSRFVLNPSPPRPLPAVLLAACDPLIVNEHEAKVLLGDAEAGDRPEDWARVLLAKGPKSVVVTLGAEGALVASAEGVVRVPSVKVTAVDTTGAGDSFTAALAWKLGAGASLAEAAAYAARVGAVAVTRRGAQESFPTAQEVASLGRESGSGAGEPQGGESL, encoded by the coding sequence ATGTACGACTACGACCTGCTGGTCGTAGGGTCGGCCAACGCCGACCTGGTGATCGGCGTCGAGCGGCGGCCGGGGGCCGGGGAGACCGTCCTCGGCTCCGACCTGGCCGTCCACCCCGGCGGCAAAGGCGCGAACCAGGCCGTCGCGGCCGCCCGCCTCGGGGCCCGAACGGCCCTGCTGGCCCGGGTCGGCGACGACGCGAACGGCCGGCTGCTGCTCGACTCGCAGCGGGCGGCCGGTGTCGACACGGTGGGCGTGCTGGTGGGCGGGGCGCCGACCGGCGTCGCGCTGATCACCGTAGACCCGTCGGGCGACAACAGCATCGTGGTGTCGCCGGGCGCGAACGGCCGGCTGACACCGGACGACGTACGCGCCGCCGGCTGCCTCTTCCAGACCTCCCGGGTGGTGTCGGCGCAGCTGGAGATCCCCCTGGAGACGGTCGTTGCAGTGGCGGCGAGCCTGTCGCCGGACAGTCGCTTCGTGCTGAACCCCTCTCCGCCGCGCCCGCTGCCCGCCGTGCTGCTCGCGGCCTGCGACCCGCTGATCGTCAACGAGCACGAGGCGAAGGTGCTCCTCGGGGACGCGGAGGCCGGCGACCGGCCGGAGGACTGGGCGCGGGTGCTGCTCGCGAAGGGACCGAAGTCGGTGGTCGTCACGCTGGGCGCGGAGGGCGCGCTGGTGGCCTCGGCGGAGGGCGTGGTGCGGGTGCCGTCCGTGAAGGTGACGGCCGTGGACACGACCGGTGCGGGTGACTCCTTCACGGCGGCGCTGGCGTGGAAGCTGGGCGCGGGCGCGTCCCTGGCCGAGGCGGCGGCGTACGCGGCGCGGGTCGGGGCGGTCGCCGTGACCCGGCGCGGCGCGCAGGAGTCGTTCCCGACGGCGCAGGAGGTGGCGTCGCTGGGCCGGGAGTCGGGCAGCGGGGCCGGAGAGCCCCAGGGAGGTGAGTCGCTGTGA